Proteins encoded in a region of the Zea mays cultivar B73 chromosome 4, Zm-B73-REFERENCE-NAM-5.0, whole genome shotgun sequence genome:
- the LOC109946104 gene encoding extensin yields MRWIVALLLLTLLVTFHIAQADDKSSGDKEHGSDSKDGNGPNSQRDKGGDEEQGTSKGDSNNGVGPVKNPHCQKPGRGPDPHDDGHGPPKKGDCGDGQDSSSPPDDSSGPPQSTAPSKPPTSTSPPPPLSPPATPPTYSPPSPMLPSPPPHQATPPQLSSFPPPPSSTATTPPMYPPNNHAPMSPSSPPTMPPYKSPMPPQSISPANNSPSPPLSPPTAPPTYSKPPQPSPPPHESTPSQPSSSPLPPSSTPTTPTMYPPNNPPPLIPPTTPLNQSPQSPQPSSLANPPINISPSPPLSPPMTPVSYSQPPSSPSSFPASPPQHPPTPQQSSLSPLSSSTPVTPPTYQPNNKPPPPPSSNPGAEPQQSQVPPQSSPSAKAPTNHSPPPLLSPHAMSPLYMQPPQSPYVPSTTPPHQSSMPPQTSTTTTPPTHEQNNQSPPPSSSPSSMTSIYNSPPMLSPSSSTPSYTQPPSSPSSPPITPPQQYPPSPQSSPSPTPIGIPSTPPTYQSNNSPPPSPSSTPTTPPQQSQPPPQSSPPYMPPLSHAPPYPSSPPSSPPQQSPVPQQPIPAPTLPSTPSTPPTYQQNNKSPIVPTSTPTPPYQYAPPNPSPPSMPPSSYSPLPPFSTTATPPTYTQPPPSPSSPPTMPPIYQANNSPPPSPTTLSTSPPTYQTNNQPPSPPLLSPLTTPTSPGYMQPPLAPGAPTTPPTDQDHVQTPPSYGVPDGPKGWQQINNFHDGLYWQIGISIVQQLSKNNKYYILVEILRVSMMSVDVGNNYFLVMKMEDEYKKVGRYHAFVWGVPQQPEFPWKLLSFQYVGN; encoded by the coding sequence ATGAGATGGATAGTAGCTCTGTTGCTTCTCACCCTCCTCGTTACCTTCCACATAGCCCAAGCCGATGACAAGTCGTCCGGGGATAAAGAACATGGTTCTGATTCCAAGGATGGCAATGGTCCAAACTCACAGAGGGATAAGGGAGGTGATGAAGAGCAAGGCACCAGCAAAGGCGACAGCAATAATGGGGTTGGGCCGGTGAAAAACCCGCATTGCCAAAAGCCAGGGCGAGGCCCGGATCCGCATGATGACGGTCATGGGCCTCCAAAGAAAGGTGATTGTGGTGATGGCCAAGATTCCTCATCACCGCCCGATGACTCGTCAGGGCCACCACAATCTACTGCTCCATCCAAGCCACCAACTAGCACTTCACCTCCACCACCATTGAGTCCACCCGCTACACCTCCAACCTATAGCCCACCATCTCCAATGCTTCCTAGTCCACCTCCACACCAAGCTACACCACCACAACTATCTAGTTTTCCTCCACCACCTTCAAGTACTGCCACCACACCTCCAATGTACCCGCCAAATAACCATGCACCCATGTCGCCCTCTAGCCCTCCTACCATGCCTCCGTACAAATCTCCCATGCCACCACAATCTATTTCTCCAGCCAACAACTctccttcaccgccactaagtccaCCCACTGCACCTCCAACCTATAGTAAACCACCTCAACCTAGTCCACCTCCACATGAATCTACACCATCACAACCATCTAGTTCCCCTTTACCACCTTCAAGTACCCCAACCACACCAACAATGTATCCGCCAAATAACCCGCCACCCTTGATCCCTCCTACCACGCCTCTAAACCAATCTCCCCAATCACCACAACCTAGCTCCCTAGCCAATCCTCCAATCAACATTTCACCATCACCGCCATTGAGTCCACCTATGACACCTGTATCCTATAGTCAACCACCTTCATCACCATCGAGTTTCCCTGCCTCACCTCCACAACATCCTCCAACTCCACAACAATCTAGTCTATCTCCATTATCTTCAAGTACCCCAGTCACACCTCCAACATATCAACCAAATAATAAGCCACCTCCACCACCATCTAGTAACCCTGGTGCAGAACCACAACAATCTCAAGTGCCACCACAATCTAGTCCATCCGCTAAAGCTCCAACTAACCATTCACCTCCACCACTTTTGAGTCCACATGCCATGTCTCCATTGTATATGCAGCCACCTCAATCGCCATATGTTCCCTCTACCACACCTCCACATCAGTCTTCAATGCCACCACAAACAAGTACCACTACCACACCTCCAACACATGAACAAAATAACCAATCACCTCCACCATCATCTAGTCCTTCCTCTATGACTTCAATCTACAATTCACCTCCAATGTTAAGTCCATCTTCCTCGACACCAAGCTATACCCAACCACCTTCGTCACCATCTAGCCCCCCTATCACACCTCCACAACAATATCCACCATCACCACAATCTAGTCCATCTCCAACACCAATAGGTATTCCATCCACACCTCCAACATATCAGTCAAATAACTCTCCACCTCCTTCACCATCTAGTACTCCTACCACACCACCTCAACAATCTCAACCACCACCACAATCTAGTCCACCTTATATGCCTCCCCTAAGCCATGCACCTCCATATCCTTCGAGTCCCCCTAGCTCACCTCCACAACAATCCCCAGTACCACAACAACCTATTCCAGCCCCAACACTACCCAGTACCCCTTCAACACCTCCAACATACCAACAAAATAATAAATCACCTATAGTACCAACTAGTACTCCAACACCTCCATATCAATATGCACCACCAAATCCTAGTCCACCATCTATGCCTCCATCTAGTTATTCGCCTCTACCACCCTTCAGTACAACTGCCACACCTCCAACCTATACCCAACCACCTCCATCACCCTCTAGTCCTCCTACTATGCCTCCAATCTATCAAGCTAATAATAGTCCACCTCCATCACCAACTACTCTATCTACTTCACCTCCAACTTATCAAACCAATAACCAACCACCATCACCACCACTTCTTAGCCCTCTTACCACACCTACTTCACCAGGCTACATGCAACCTCCACTAGCACCTGGTGCCCCTACTACACCTCCAACCGACCAAGATCATGTCCAGACACCCCCATCATATGGTGTCCCAGATGGACCCAAAGGATGGCAACAAATAAACAACTTCCATGATGGCTTGTATTGGCAAATTGGAATATCTATTGTGCAACAATTATCAAAGAATAACAAGTATTATATTCTTGTGGAAATTCTTCGAGTGAGCATGATGTCTGTAGACGTTGGTAACAACTACTTCCTGGTGATGAAAATGGAAGATGAATACAAGAAGGTTGGAAGGTATCATGCATTTGTGTGGGGTGTGCCACAACAACCAGAATTTCCATGGAAATTGTTGTCATTCCAGTATGTTGGAAACTAA